The following proteins come from a genomic window of Musa acuminata AAA Group cultivar baxijiao chromosome BXJ1-7, Cavendish_Baxijiao_AAA, whole genome shotgun sequence:
- the LOC135678654 gene encoding homeobox-leucine zipper protein ATHB-13-like isoform X1, with the protein MSFFHHGFMLQMQTPHEEEHQLLTPSPCTNLQDLRGESRVRHDTHPQVLRMELTLSVVVVVVLDAGTASMVGKRSVSFSGMDTCREMSAEEDLSDDGSQAGEKKRRLTVEQVRTLEKNFELGNKLEPERKMQLARALGMQPRQVAIWFQNRRARWKTKQLEKDYDVLKRHFEVIKSENEALKAHNNQLQAEIMALKGREPSDLINLNKDTEGSCSNRSENSSEINLDISRQSVDKSPLHPHQSSNFFQPVRPGDMDHIFQSSSRPETQCPKLENGGHEGTLSNLLCSMEDQSAFWSWSDHHSFH; encoded by the exons ATGTCCTTCTTCCATCATGGCTTCATGTTGCAGATGCAAACACCCCATGAAGAAGAACACCAACTCCTCACACCTTCCCCATGCACCAATCTCCAAGACCTCAGAGGTGAGTCGCGCGTTCGCCATGACACCCATCCCCAAGTCCTCCGAATGGAACTGACGCtctcggtggtggtggtggtggtgttggatGCAGGTACGGCTTCGATGGTGGGGAAGAGATCTGTGTCCTTCTCCGGGATGGACACCTGCAGAGAGATGAGCGCCGAGGAGGACCTGTCGGATGATGGATCGCAAGcaggggagaagaagaggaggctcACCGTGGAGCAGGTGAGGACACTGGAGAAGAACTTCGAGCTGGGGAACAAGCTGGAGCCCGAGAGGAAGATGCAGCTGGCCAGAGCGCTGGGGATGCAGCCGAGGCAGGTGGCCATTTGGTTCCAGAACAGAAGGGCGAGGTGGAAGACGAAGCAACTGGAGAAGGATTATGATGTGCTCAAGAGGCATTTTGAGGTCATCAAATCTGAGAACGAAGCTCTCAAAGCCCACAACAATCAACTCCAAGCTGAG ATCATGGCTCTTAAAGGCAGAGAACCATCAGATCTCATCAACCTTAACAAAGATACTGAAGGATCTTGCAGCAACAGAAGTGAGAACAGTTCTGAGATCAACTTAGATATCTCGAGGCAATCAGTCGATAAGAGCCCACTGCACCCTCACCAAAGCTCTAATTTCTTCCAGCCAGTTAGGCCGGGAGACATGGACCATATCTTCCAAAGCTCCTCGAGGCCAGAAACACAGTGCCCCAAGCTTGAGAATGGTGGACATGAGGGCACCTTAAGCAACCTGTTGTGCAGCATGGAAGATCAATCTGCTTTCTGGTCATGGTCAGACCACCACAGCTTTCATTGA
- the LOC135678654 gene encoding homeobox-leucine zipper protein ATHB-13-like isoform X2 codes for MSFFHHGFMLQMQTPHEEEHQLLTPSPCTNLQDLRGTASMVGKRSVSFSGMDTCREMSAEEDLSDDGSQAGEKKRRLTVEQVRTLEKNFELGNKLEPERKMQLARALGMQPRQVAIWFQNRRARWKTKQLEKDYDVLKRHFEVIKSENEALKAHNNQLQAEIMALKGREPSDLINLNKDTEGSCSNRSENSSEINLDISRQSVDKSPLHPHQSSNFFQPVRPGDMDHIFQSSSRPETQCPKLENGGHEGTLSNLLCSMEDQSAFWSWSDHHSFH; via the exons ATGTCCTTCTTCCATCATGGCTTCATGTTGCAGATGCAAACACCCCATGAAGAAGAACACCAACTCCTCACACCTTCCCCATGCACCAATCTCCAAGACCTCAGAG GTACGGCTTCGATGGTGGGGAAGAGATCTGTGTCCTTCTCCGGGATGGACACCTGCAGAGAGATGAGCGCCGAGGAGGACCTGTCGGATGATGGATCGCAAGcaggggagaagaagaggaggctcACCGTGGAGCAGGTGAGGACACTGGAGAAGAACTTCGAGCTGGGGAACAAGCTGGAGCCCGAGAGGAAGATGCAGCTGGCCAGAGCGCTGGGGATGCAGCCGAGGCAGGTGGCCATTTGGTTCCAGAACAGAAGGGCGAGGTGGAAGACGAAGCAACTGGAGAAGGATTATGATGTGCTCAAGAGGCATTTTGAGGTCATCAAATCTGAGAACGAAGCTCTCAAAGCCCACAACAATCAACTCCAAGCTGAG ATCATGGCTCTTAAAGGCAGAGAACCATCAGATCTCATCAACCTTAACAAAGATACTGAAGGATCTTGCAGCAACAGAAGTGAGAACAGTTCTGAGATCAACTTAGATATCTCGAGGCAATCAGTCGATAAGAGCCCACTGCACCCTCACCAAAGCTCTAATTTCTTCCAGCCAGTTAGGCCGGGAGACATGGACCATATCTTCCAAAGCTCCTCGAGGCCAGAAACACAGTGCCCCAAGCTTGAGAATGGTGGACATGAGGGCACCTTAAGCAACCTGTTGTGCAGCATGGAAGATCAATCTGCTTTCTGGTCATGGTCAGACCACCACAGCTTTCATTGA